One Paralichthys olivaceus isolate ysfri-2021 chromosome 21, ASM2471397v2, whole genome shotgun sequence genomic window carries:
- the ndel1a gene encoding nuclear distribution protein nudE-like 1-A isoform X3, with amino-acid sequence MDTDMTPRFSSKDEEIDFWKSLSLKYKKGCQEAQEELLEFQEGSRELEAELEAQLSQAEHRLKDLQSENHRVKNEAESLKERLEQQYSQSYKQISMLEDDLGQTRSIKEQLHKYVRELEQSNDDLERAKRATIVSLENFEQRLNQAIERNAFLESELDEKESLLVSVQRLKDEARDLRQELAVRERQVDVTRMSAPSSPTQDNVKMDSAVQASLSLPATPLSKGLDNAFANSTVLSNCYGSNSPLTPSARISALNIVSDLLRKVGALESKLAACRNFAKDQRARKAFALDNSNVLNANTSNYSQSLHTSYFDKA; translated from the exons ATGGACACAGATATGACTCCGAGATTCTCCTCTAAGGACGAGGAGATCGACTTCTGGAAGTCTCTTTCCCTCAAGTACAAGAAAGG CTGCCAGGAGGcccaggaggagctgctggagttTCAGGAGGGGAGCAGGGAGCTGGAGGCCGAGCTGGAGGCGCAGCTGAGCCAGGCCGAGCATCGTCTGAAGGACCTGCAGTCGGAGAACCACAGAGTGAAGAATGAGGCGGAGTCACTCAAG GAGCGGCTGGAGCAGCAGTATTCTCAGAGCTACAAACAGATCTCCATGCTGGAGGACGACCTCGGACAAACGCGCAGCATCAAGGAGCAGCTCCACAAATACGTGCGAGAGCTGGAACAGTCCAACGATGACTTAGAGAGAGCCAAAAG AGCCACCATCGTGTCTCTGGAGAACTTCGAGCAGCGTCTGAACCAGGCCATCGAGAGGAACGCCTTCCTGGAGAGCGAGCTGGACGAGAAGGAGTCTCTCCTGGTGTCTGTGCAGAGGCTGAAGGATGAAGCCAGAG atttGCGGCAGGAGTTGGCTGTGAGAGAGCGGCAGGTCGATGTAACCAGGATGTCGGCTCCGAGTTCGCCCACACAGGACAACGTGAAGATGGACAGTGCTGTGCAGGCctcgctctccctccctgccaCCCCGCTGAGCAAAGGTCTGGACAACGCCTTTGCCAACTCGACAG ttcTATCAAATTGTTACGGCAGCAACTCGCCGCTGACTCCCTCTGCGAGAATATCAGCCCTCAACATCGTTAGCGATTTACTCCGGAAAGTCGGG GCGCTGGAGTCCAAACTTGCAGCTTGCAGGAACTTTGCCAAGGACCAGAGAGCCAGGAAGGCGTTTGCTCTGGACAACAGCAACGTCCTCAACGCAAACACATCCAACTACTCGCAGTCGCTCCATACGTCTTATTTTGACAAAGCGTGA
- the ndel1a gene encoding nuclear distribution protein nudE-like 1-A isoform X2: MDTDMTPRFSSKDEEIDFWKSLSLKYKKGCQEAQEELLEFQEGSRELEAELEAQLSQAEHRLKDLQSENHRVKNEAESLKERLEQQYSQSYKQISMLEDDLGQTRSIKEQLHKYVRELEQSNDDLERAKRATIVSLENFEQRLNQAIERNAFLESELDEKESLLVSVQRLKDEARDLRQELAVRERQVDVTRMSAPSSPTQDNVKMDSAVQASLSLPATPLSKGLDNAFANSTVLSNCYGSNSPLTPSARISALNIVSDLLRKVGALESKLAACRNFAKDQRARKAFALDNSNVLNANTSNYSQSLHTSYFDKATVNGLEPGRLTAITTPPTASSAGLVPLAV, encoded by the exons ATGGACACAGATATGACTCCGAGATTCTCCTCTAAGGACGAGGAGATCGACTTCTGGAAGTCTCTTTCCCTCAAGTACAAGAAAGG CTGCCAGGAGGcccaggaggagctgctggagttTCAGGAGGGGAGCAGGGAGCTGGAGGCCGAGCTGGAGGCGCAGCTGAGCCAGGCCGAGCATCGTCTGAAGGACCTGCAGTCGGAGAACCACAGAGTGAAGAATGAGGCGGAGTCACTCAAG GAGCGGCTGGAGCAGCAGTATTCTCAGAGCTACAAACAGATCTCCATGCTGGAGGACGACCTCGGACAAACGCGCAGCATCAAGGAGCAGCTCCACAAATACGTGCGAGAGCTGGAACAGTCCAACGATGACTTAGAGAGAGCCAAAAG AGCCACCATCGTGTCTCTGGAGAACTTCGAGCAGCGTCTGAACCAGGCCATCGAGAGGAACGCCTTCCTGGAGAGCGAGCTGGACGAGAAGGAGTCTCTCCTGGTGTCTGTGCAGAGGCTGAAGGATGAAGCCAGAG atttGCGGCAGGAGTTGGCTGTGAGAGAGCGGCAGGTCGATGTAACCAGGATGTCGGCTCCGAGTTCGCCCACACAGGACAACGTGAAGATGGACAGTGCTGTGCAGGCctcgctctccctccctgccaCCCCGCTGAGCAAAGGTCTGGACAACGCCTTTGCCAACTCGACAG ttcTATCAAATTGTTACGGCAGCAACTCGCCGCTGACTCCCTCTGCGAGAATATCAGCCCTCAACATCGTTAGCGATTTACTCCGGAAAGTCGGG GCGCTGGAGTCCAAACTTGCAGCTTGCAGGAACTTTGCCAAGGACCAGAGAGCCAGGAAGGCGTTTGCTCTGGACAACAGCAACGTCCTCAACGCAAACACATCCAACTACTCGCAGTCGCTCCATACGTCTTATTTTGACAAAGC GACCGTGAATGGACTAGAACCTGGCCGCCTGACGGCCATCACCACCCCCCCCACTGCCTCCTCTGCAGGCTTAGTGCCCCTCGCCGTGTGA
- the ndel1a gene encoding nuclear distribution protein nudE-like 1-A isoform X1: MDTDMTPRFSSKDEEIDFWKSLSLKYKKGCQEAQEELLEFQEGSRELEAELEAQLSQAEHRLKDLQSENHRVKNEAESLKERLEQQYSQSYKQISMLEDDLGQTRSIKEQLHKYVRELEQSNDDLERAKRATIVSLENFEQRLNQAIERNAFLESELDEKESLLVSVQRLKDEARDLRQELAVRERQVDVTRMSAPSSPTQDNVKMDSAVQASLSLPATPLSKGLDNAFANSTVLSNCYGSNSPLTPSARISALNIVSDLLRKVGALESKLAACRNFAKDQRARKAFALDNSNVLNANTSNYSQSLHTSYFDKARTVNGLEPGRLTAITTPPTASSAGLVPLAV; the protein is encoded by the exons ATGGACACAGATATGACTCCGAGATTCTCCTCTAAGGACGAGGAGATCGACTTCTGGAAGTCTCTTTCCCTCAAGTACAAGAAAGG CTGCCAGGAGGcccaggaggagctgctggagttTCAGGAGGGGAGCAGGGAGCTGGAGGCCGAGCTGGAGGCGCAGCTGAGCCAGGCCGAGCATCGTCTGAAGGACCTGCAGTCGGAGAACCACAGAGTGAAGAATGAGGCGGAGTCACTCAAG GAGCGGCTGGAGCAGCAGTATTCTCAGAGCTACAAACAGATCTCCATGCTGGAGGACGACCTCGGACAAACGCGCAGCATCAAGGAGCAGCTCCACAAATACGTGCGAGAGCTGGAACAGTCCAACGATGACTTAGAGAGAGCCAAAAG AGCCACCATCGTGTCTCTGGAGAACTTCGAGCAGCGTCTGAACCAGGCCATCGAGAGGAACGCCTTCCTGGAGAGCGAGCTGGACGAGAAGGAGTCTCTCCTGGTGTCTGTGCAGAGGCTGAAGGATGAAGCCAGAG atttGCGGCAGGAGTTGGCTGTGAGAGAGCGGCAGGTCGATGTAACCAGGATGTCGGCTCCGAGTTCGCCCACACAGGACAACGTGAAGATGGACAGTGCTGTGCAGGCctcgctctccctccctgccaCCCCGCTGAGCAAAGGTCTGGACAACGCCTTTGCCAACTCGACAG ttcTATCAAATTGTTACGGCAGCAACTCGCCGCTGACTCCCTCTGCGAGAATATCAGCCCTCAACATCGTTAGCGATTTACTCCGGAAAGTCGGG GCGCTGGAGTCCAAACTTGCAGCTTGCAGGAACTTTGCCAAGGACCAGAGAGCCAGGAAGGCGTTTGCTCTGGACAACAGCAACGTCCTCAACGCAAACACATCCAACTACTCGCAGTCGCTCCATACGTCTTATTTTGACAAAGC CAGGACCGTGAATGGACTAGAACCTGGCCGCCTGACGGCCATCACCACCCCCCCCACTGCCTCCTCTGCAGGCTTAGTGCCCCTCGCCGTGTGA